One genomic segment of uncultured Desulfobacter sp. includes these proteins:
- a CDS encoding M48 family metalloprotease, with translation MKQIKSTGITRRDFLQGCTATAITLAGTGLFQGCAIDPITGQKQLMLMSRDQEISVDKQQSPFQFSSDYGVTQDKGLNRYVAGVGKSMLHQVHRLDMPYNFQVVNATYVNAYAFPGGSIAVTRGILLELDNEAELASLLGHELGHVNARHAAEQQSKGQISSIIVAGLSVAAETQGAGLGDWAQKLGGLGQGLFLSKYSRNNEREADSLGHQYMARSGYNSKGFTGLMEMLNEMNTTKPNSTQMLFATHPMSRERLDSARNRDSGIYRDTHSLSLYRDRYMDHTANLRSQKALISKLQEADKFLAKAQYDQAESALMSALRLKDNDYTAQVMTAKCMLIRKKNKNAAYHASLAKQLFPRENQGHYISGLSNLALKKNMQAHADFAASSRLLPGNPQTTFYQGYALDMAGRKQPAAREYAAYLKEINYASNKYSQYAYKRLKAWNYIE, from the coding sequence ATGAAACAAATTAAAAGCACCGGAATAACCCGGCGGGACTTTTTGCAGGGCTGTACGGCAACAGCCATAACCCTGGCAGGGACAGGACTTTTCCAGGGATGTGCCATTGATCCGATCACCGGACAAAAGCAGTTGATGCTTATGAGCCGGGATCAGGAAATATCCGTGGATAAACAGCAGTCGCCCTTTCAATTTTCTTCGGACTACGGTGTAACCCAGGATAAAGGACTGAACCGGTATGTTGCCGGCGTGGGCAAATCCATGCTGCATCAGGTCCACCGCCTCGACATGCCCTATAATTTCCAGGTGGTCAATGCCACCTATGTAAACGCCTATGCTTTTCCGGGCGGTTCCATCGCCGTGACCCGGGGAATTTTACTGGAGCTTGACAATGAGGCAGAACTGGCCTCTCTTCTGGGGCACGAACTGGGGCATGTCAATGCACGGCATGCGGCCGAACAGCAATCCAAAGGACAGATATCGTCCATTATAGTGGCAGGTCTTTCAGTGGCAGCAGAGACCCAGGGAGCCGGATTGGGCGATTGGGCCCAAAAACTTGGGGGCCTGGGACAGGGGCTGTTCCTTTCCAAATACTCACGGAATAACGAACGTGAAGCCGATTCCTTAGGGCACCAGTACATGGCCCGCTCCGGATACAACTCCAAAGGATTTACCGGTCTTATGGAAATGCTCAACGAAATGAATACCACAAAGCCCAATTCAACCCAGATGCTGTTTGCCACCCATCCCATGAGCCGGGAGAGGTTGGATTCCGCCAGAAACAGAGACAGCGGAATATACCGGGATACCCATTCTCTGAGCCTGTACCGCGACCGGTATATGGACCACACAGCGAATTTAAGATCGCAAAAAGCCTTAATTTCCAAACTCCAGGAGGCAGATAAATTCCTGGCCAAAGCGCAGTATGACCAGGCCGAGAGTGCGTTGATGTCTGCACTCAGATTAAAAGACAATGATTATACAGCCCAAGTGATGACAGCCAAGTGCATGTTGATCAGGAAAAAAAATAAGAACGCCGCATACCATGCCAGCCTTGCCAAACAACTTTTCCCCCGGGAAAACCAAGGACATTATATTTCAGGGCTTTCCAATCTGGCTTTAAAAAAAAACATGCAGGCCCATGCGGACTTCGCTGCATCAAGCAGGCTGCTGCCGGGAAATCCCCAGACAACCTTTTACCAGGGCTACGCCCTTGACATGGCTGGCAGAAAACAGCCGGCAGCCCGGGAATATGCAGCATATCTCAAAGAGATCAATTATGCGTCAAATAAATACAGCCAGTATGCGTATAAGCGGCTTAAAGCATGGAATTATATTGAATAG